CCTGCGGTCAGGCGACGATGGTTCACAAGGACCTCTGGTACCAGTTTGCTCCGCAGAGCAACGGCACGCTGACGGTGGAGACCTGCGGCACTGCGACCTTCGACACGGTGATCGCGGTGTACACCTCGATCTTCGACGGGTTTGCCTCGTGCCCGACCGAGGGACCGGGGCTCGCGGTGTTTGTCGGTTGCAATGACGACTCGTGTGGCAATCAGTCGAAGCTCACCGTGAATGTGTCGGCAGGCAAGATCTACAAGATCCGCGTGGGTGGTTACGCCGCGGGTCAGGGCGGCAGCGGCGCGCTGAAGGTCAGCTTCTCGCACCCCGGTGAATCGTGCCAGAACTCGATCACCACCGGATACCCGAACTCAGTGACGCTCTTCGGCAGCACGGTGGACAACGCGGTCCCCACCGACATCCCGAACAACTGCTTCGGCGCGCTCCCGAAGGGTCCGGGCGAATGGATCACCTTTGGCGCGGCGTGTGAGGGCGAGATTGTCGTCAGCACCTGCTGGCCCGGAACGGACTTCGACACCGTGGTGACCGTCCTTCGATACGAGTTCGACTTCAACTGCTGGACCACCTACATCACCTGCAACGACGACTCATCGCTCTCGGGGTGCCAGTTGAATGGACTGAATCGCAAGTCGTTCCTCTCGTTCCCAACCACCAGCGGCGAGGTCTTCCGAGTGATCGTCTCGGGCTTCAATGGCGCGGCTGGGAACTACCAGCTTTCGATCCAGATGAACTGCAACTAACGCGGTGTCCGCCACCCCGGTGAACTCGTGCATCACCGCACGGGCCACCGGGGCGCGGCAGAGCCGAGAGGTGGTCGGGACGCCCTTGCAGTCCCGAACCACATCCCGGGAAAGACTCCTCGGAAGGGAGAAGCAGCACGGCGGCGGCTCGGCGAAAGTCGGGTCGCCGCCGTGTTTGCGTGCGAACCGATGGCATGGATCTGTCAGCGCTCTGCGGGAAGGAGCACCACCTGTGACGCATCGATTTCGAGCGTGATGGTGGATCCGGTGCGATCGGAGCGACGCGGATTGGCCTCGAGAACCTTCAGCTCCGAGCGCTCCACTTCGACCAGGTGTTGCGCCGTCCCTCCGAGGTAGGTTGTCGAACGCACTCGTCCGGTCAGTCGATTGATGGCACCTGGTGCATTCGGCGCCGCAGCACCGGTCACCACACGCAACGCCTCGGGCCGCAGACAGACGAATCGCTTCGCGGCACCGTGCGCCGCCGACGCGAGCGCCTCACTCTCGGCGGGGCCGGCCACGGCCGTGCTCCTCAATGGTCCGGCTGGCGTGTCAATGACCGCGCCGTCACCGCTCCGCTCGCGAAGATCGGCCGCAAGGAAGTTCGCTTCGCCAAGGAACTCCGCCACGAAGCGTGAGTTCGGTCGCTCGTACAGTTCGCCGGGAGCGCCCTGCTGTTCGATTCGTCCGTCACGCAGCACGACCATGCCGTCGGCGAGCGACATCGCCTCGTCGCGATCATGAGTGACATAGACGGTCGTCATGCGGATCTCGGAGCAGATGCGCTTGATCTCATGGCGCATCTCGAGCCGGAGCTTTGCATCGAGGTTCGACAGCGGCTCGTCGAGAAGCAGGACTTCGGGGTTGAAGACGATTGCTCGGGCCAAAGCCACGCGCTGCTGCTGCCCGCCGGACAACTGGTTGGGGCGTCGCTCCGCGTAGGCCTCCATCCGCACCATCTCAAGTGCGCTGCCGACACGGCGACGGATCTCCTCGCCCGCGGCCCGGCGGACCCGAAGCCCGAAGGCGACATTCTCGAAGACCGTCAGGTGGGGCCAGAGCGCGTAGCTCTGAAAGACCATGCCCGCGTTCCTCTTCTCGGCGGCGAGCGTGGTGACATCGCGCTCACCGAAATGGATGCGGCCCGCCGTGGGCTCGAGAAACCCCGCGATCATTCGAAGGATGGTCGTCTTCCCGCAACCGGACGGTCCCAGCAGGAAGTAGAGGCTGCCCGCAGGGATCTGAAGATCGACGCCGTGCACCGCCACCGTTCCACCGAACTCGCGCCTGAGACCTGCAAGCCGGATGGGAACCATGGGAGGCGGAAGATACCCGGTCACTTGCTCAAAGCGGCAATGGTCGGACTGCATGCCCGCAAGTGCCGCGATGGCACCATCTTGGCGCGTGCCGCAGCGGACGGGCCACAAGTCAGCGCTGAGGCGGTGGCGTGGTAGGGCGTGAAAGGGCGTGAAGGAGCGAGAAAGGGCGTGAAGGAGCGAGAAGGGGCGTGAAGGACCGTGAATGGGTGTGACAGGGTGTGTGATGGCGTGTGATGGCGTGCGATGGCGACTGGGCCGGGTGGGAGGGCGGTCTCGAAGTCCCGCACATGCGCCACCGTCAAGAGGGATGTCTCTGCGAGTTCGATGTCGATGCGCAGAATTTCTTTGCGCCTCTGGTGCGCCGAGACCGTGTGGAGATTCGGACGCCGCAGTGCTCTCGGTTCGGCTCCCGGGGGCGGCCCGTCGCCGTCAGGACACCTCGTCAGGAGCTGATCATCATGTACCCCTCACAGAATCTTCGTGCCGGCGGCCTTGGAGCGTCCGGCGTTCTGCTGGCCGCCGTGCTGGCGCTGCCCGCCTCGGCGAACAACTGCACCTGCCTTGCTGACCTGAGCGGCGATGGCGAAGTGAACGGCGCCGATCTGGCGCTGATCCTCGGAGGCTGGGGCACTGCGGCGCCGGCACTCGACCTGAGCGGCGACGGCGTGGTCAATGGCGCCGACATCGCGATCGTTCTGGGCGCCTGGGGTCCGTGCACCACCCCCGTGAA
This is a stretch of genomic DNA from Phycisphaeraceae bacterium. It encodes these proteins:
- a CDS encoding ABC transporter ATP-binding protein translates to MVPIRLAGLRREFGGTVAVHGVDLQIPAGSLYFLLGPSGCGKTTILRMIAGFLEPTAGRIHFGERDVTTLAAEKRNAGMVFQSYALWPHLTVFENVAFGLRVRRAAGEEIRRRVGSALEMVRMEAYAERRPNQLSGGQQQRVALARAIVFNPEVLLLDEPLSNLDAKLRLEMRHEIKRICSEIRMTTVYVTHDRDEAMSLADGMVVLRDGRIEQQGAPGELYERPNSRFVAEFLGEANFLAADLRERSGDGAVIDTPAGPLRSTAVAGPAESEALASAAHGAAKRFVCLRPEALRVVTGAAAPNAPGAINRLTGRVRSTTYLGGTAQHLVEVERSELKVLEANPRRSDRTGSTITLEIDASQVVLLPAER